The DNA region aaaacaaatataaatcTACATGAAcgctttaatttaaataaaacgaaTCGTTAGAAAAccgcctccgccgccgccatACCCAGCGGGTGGTTTTTGAGAGAATTGAGGAGATTGGCCCCGTTTACGCTTTCCTCTTTCTGCCCGACCACCTTCCTTGTTTGTCCTGGCCCGCGTTTGATTAAATAAGTGCAAATGGAAGCGAACAGAGAAACAGAACCACTGTCCACTATTTCCGCTTCGGCGGCCCGCCCTTCTTCTTCACCGTCTTGCGGcgcttctcctcctcctccatgCGCATGTCCTCCAGGTCCTCCATCAGGCCGATCTTCTTGCTGATGTACTCCTCCCGCATCTGCTGCGCGTACGACGACTCCATGttgtcgtcctcgtcgtcgtacGCCTCGTGCCGGTACCGGGACTTGTCGTAGCCGAAGATCTCCTTGATCGCGGACGAGTAGTCCTCCTCGCAGTCGCCATCGTCGATGAAGTCGTCCATCTCGCTGTCGTACTCGCTGTCGCTGTCGATGATGCGCCGCTTCTTGCCGGGGCCACCGCCCGCACCCGGGTGCGGCCGGCCACCCACCATCGAGGGCGGACCGGCGCCGGGCCGCTTCACCACCGGCGGGCCCCGTCGCACGTCGGGCGGCGGGAACTGGCGCGTTTTGGCGACCGGTTCCGGCGGACGCTtcgccggctgctgctgctgcgctgccGGACGCGCCGCTGCGCTGCTGGCACTACTGGTGGCTGCCGATGGCTGCCGGGGGGTGGCGGAGGCGCTCGATTTCGAGCCCGCCGACGAGGACTGCGGCCTGGCGGACGCTGTGATGGTGGTCGGTTTGCTTTTGACCGCCGTGGAAGACATGGAAGAAGGTTTGCTGTGCGCCGCGGACGACTTCCCGTTCACTGCCGGGGCCGGTGCGGAAGCTTTGGGCGTGGGTGCCGCACCGGCCGTGGAAGGAGCGCCCGGTTTGCTGGTGCGTGCGGCGGGGGCGGCAGGTGTGGCCGGGCTGGCTCGTGGCACACCGGAGGAGGCCACCTTACCATTGGTCAACCCGCTGGCGCTGCTGGTAGTCTTTGTGCTGCTGGAAAGTTTCGCCTTCGGCTCGCCCGTCGCTGCGGGCGGAGGACCGGCCAAACCCTTCTCGCCCGGTTTGGTCGGCTCGCCCGCTTCGTTGCGCTTTGGAATTTTAAAGCCCGGGGCACGGGCGGGGGGTGCAGCCGCTACCGACGGCGACGGCTTTGCCGCCGCCGGTCCACCCCTTCCTCCACCCTTCCCGACCGGCAGCGGTGGAATGTTCGGCAGCTTGCCGGCCGCCCGCAGCTCGTCCAGCCGGGCCAGCTTCGCCTGCTTCTCCTTGTCGGACAGGTTCGGGTCCTGCTTCACCTTGTCCCGCAGCCGCTTCATCGCCAGGAAGGCCTGCTGCTCCTCGTACTCCTGCTTCTCCTTGCTGGTCATCGGCCGCTCCGGTTCGCGCTTGCGGCCCTCGGCCGGCACCTCGATCTTGACCGCCTCGTGCTGCTTCGCCTCGGCCAGCTTCAGCAGCGTGGTGAAgtcgggcggcggcggcacatTCGCCCTGCGCACCGGCCGGGGCTTCTCCTCCGCCGGCTTCGCGGCCACCGGCTCCTCCCGCCGCCCGCCCACCGATACAGACGACACCGTCCGCGCCTCCCCCACACCGCTCCGCGTGTCTTCCACCTCCGTCCGGGCAGTGCGGGGCTTGCGGGTGCGCGGTGCGCTctgctcctcctgctccttcaTGATCGCGTCCTTGACGCGGGCCCGGGCCCGCGCCAGCTCCTCGCTCGACATGCTACGCTTCTTCGCCTCGGTAAACAGCGACTCGTCCGGTGCGTTCTTGTACTTGTCCACCAGCTTGTTGAAGAACTGGCTCGCGACCGCCGACGTGTAGCCGTAGTCGTCCTCGAGGCTCTCCGTGCCGAGCGCACACTCCGCCGCGTCGGCCGCGTCCTCTAGCACCGACTTGTTCGCCGACTTGATCACCTTCAGCATCTTTTCGatctttttcttccccttgCCGCCCCGGCGCGCCATCAGCTCCTGGGCCTTCTGGTGCTTTTCCAGCGCCTTCTgccgctcctcctcctcgcgcTTCGCCAGAAAGCGCTTTATGTTTTCCGACAGGTCCTTCTTCTCTTTGGTGACCTTCTTCGGCGGCGAATACTTGGCACTGTACCCTGTGCGGTTCTGTtcagtggggggggggaagggttGGTAGTGGGAAGAGTGGTTCGTTTGTTGTTCGCACCGGCGGCATGAAACGGAAACCAAAGCAAAGAAGAGAAGCGTGTTAAGCGTTTTGTGTGATGCGATTGTTCTAGAAACTTTCCAAACTCCCCCTCCGCCCAGGAAATCATATGCCGTGGTCCTCCCTTCGCTTTGCTGGCCCACCGCACATTCCCGCGATATTGTTTTTACTTACCGTTTTGGTGCCATTCTGTTGCTCGAGCGCGTTTTGCTTGGCCACATTAATCAGTTCGCGAAAATCCATCgtgcgcacaaacacacacaactagCAGCGGGTCAGTCTTGCGCTCAGATAGAGATCATCCACCCTGTGACGGAAAGAAAGTGGCCGGTTAAAACACACCtcaagcagcaacaacaacaaaagttACAACGATGCATGGGCAATCCCGTCTCCAGGACGCCAAGCAGCCGGCACCATACGGCGGCCACATGTTTTCGATCCCGCATCGACTTACATCCGCGCAGCTCTGCACTTtcggaggtggaggaggagggatGGTTGAGGGTGGGGTCGGTAGGTAGTGGTAACAATCTGTTGCCACTGTTCCTCCTCCCACCGTGTGTGTTGAGGGTTGAGACggttgatcgttttttttctgttgagaggtttgttggaaaaatgttCCGTGGCCACTTTGATTGCGGAGCACCGTCCCTCCACGCGAGGGCAAGACGACCAGGTGGGAAGGTTAATTTTCCTGCACCGACGGTTAGCTGGTGTCGCGAGTATGGAATTGCATTTATTTACCTTCCCTTCAAgcactgtgctgtgtgttgctGTTCCGTAGCAGAGGGTTCCCGAGCGGTTGGATTGCTTCGCTTGACATACCCAACAACTGTCAAATTGAGGATAGGGAAATGTCAACGTGCGTGATTTTGAAACAACTAGGCagagtggccagattatttttgcggttttcggtaggcgtaacaaaattttatcggtaggtTTCGATAGGAGTTTAAGAtttttcggtagttttcggtaggctttTAAGTGtttggcgggggggggggtgggtaGGTGTTGGAGATGGAAGCTAATTTGTCCCATGAAGAGTAGCCGGAGATAATAACATCTTTCATTTATTAAAAGGAGATAgtttagatttggttcatagCGGTCCCATGAggcctttctgaagtgtcgatctgaaaattgtacagtggagcgccgtttatccgggtaccttttatccggctttccgtttatccgtgctgttgagaaatgacagttcaatacataggtgacattgcgttatgaggaggatatttaaaaaagcggttataagagcacattatcataacaaaaaacactataattcatggcaaataaCAAATATTATCATggaaaaaacatgaagttaataaaaactgggttatttttataaaaaaataggaattttTAAAGAACTAATCAGAAATTGGTGattaaatatatcatttgactcattatccgtgttattcgttTATCCGgtcgaggtcaagtcccgagaagcccggataaacggcgctccactgtactaGGAATTTAACCCAACAAATGATTGGGACGCTCTAGCAACAATCGAAcgcgacatcgaacatgaaaaatatatgggatGTTCGATGTGATAcattatctgtcaaattgcaTATACAATTTTATCAGTGCGTTCGACTTCATGAAGtgcagacacgggccttaggcccgtgtctgtgctccattgtatgcgattttatcggacgtgctgtcaaacgcttcccaagcgaaatttttcggggataatgaacataaactcatgccatctctttctattcatcagctctactctctcacacgcatcgatgaacttttacacatctctttgttcattgtgctaTATTTGAAGGGTTTAAAACTGATAGATAACGAATCATGTTCATGAACTAGTAGTGgtcaaatggtaatggtgtaatgtttgcaccatggtcgacatgagttcaattccatttttattgttttcattgatgatttaaagttttgatttctttttaaaacatgcagcTCCAGTAGCTTCAGACCCCTTTACTCATTGTTAGAAATGCGTGTTTAATAGtcaatctattatttttattgttttatttatttcttttagttcatttagtatcagtaccccttcatacaacaaaacaagcaaatagcaCGATCATGAATAATAAGATGGTCTCACtggcaaagtgattcgaagtagaattagcgatgtggttggtagcatcaaggatgaagcatgagcatgaattggaatatgagAGAAGGGAGTGAATCCAaatgttcatttctatttttagctcttttttgcatgggttcatccttcacgtgtgttcactatccccgaaaatgatccgtatttcgctggtcttttcggggataattcgttaacgaattatccccgaaaagaccagcgaaaaccagcgtggtcgggagcttcccaagtgccacaaatccactaaacgaccactaaacggcttctaaacgactcaagttctctacctaaacggaatatagaaagacttcgtttagcagacggcaaacgactcatgcattctaaaaatagcaaaaaagctggtggcgctctctgttgatgggataccccaaccagttgagcttcatcgcttggaggagagctttctcatttcctctgtactgttgtatggtttcgcattgaagttatgcatcgctagaactagaacggcgatacgattgtttaaatactaaactccaatggaaaccatcAGCACTgtagcaagtgagatttgagtaatggtcgttggtgttgatacccgtgtatctgaccacacgaccaatcttatagatttttgctcgcaaagttagaaggctatataggtcatgattagatgaagcatgtcgaaacacattgcaagaaaaggatagcaatataataaccagttttaatacgccatctattgttcaaaccaatgaagctatggagctttcattttatttctatggatattcaattttccagtcgtttaagcttaatctgtggcgcttgggttggGTCAGTGATTCACTTGAGATCGAATGAatgaaggaaagagagaacgagaacgacatgtgctacgccgcttatcgcaatgaaacaaaagagtgataacaggCGTACGAGAAATTGTCGCTTTCATCGCTCTCGTGCTATGCGCTACGTTCTCGTGGAACCTATCATCAGTATTGCCCTAGAACCTattatgaacccatactggtcttGGGACCTATCATTATTCCTTCCAGTCCAGGAACAAATTATGAATCAACGCCTGCCCTAAATCCTATCCTGAACTCATATTAG from Anopheles coluzzii chromosome X, AcolN3, whole genome shotgun sequence includes:
- the LOC120948997 gene encoding protein SPT2 homolog; amino-acid sequence: MDFRELINVAKQNALEQQNGTKTNRTGYSAKYSPPKKVTKEKKDLSENIKRFLAKREEEERQKALEKHQKAQELMARRGGKGKKKIEKMLKVIKSANKSVLEDAADAAECALGTESLEDDYGYTSAVASQFFNKLVDKYKNAPDESLFTEAKKRSMSSEELARARARVKDAIMKEQEEQSAPRTRKPRTARTEVEDTRSGVGEARTVSSVSVGGRREEPVAAKPAEEKPRPVRRANVPPPPDFTTLLKLAEAKQHEAVKIEVPAEGRKREPERPMTSKEKQEYEEQQAFLAMKRLRDKVKQDPNLSDKEKQAKLARLDELRAAGKLPNIPPLPVGKGGGRGGPAAAKPSPSVAAAPPARAPGFKIPKRNEAGEPTKPGEKGLAGPPPAATGEPKAKLSSSTKTTSSASGLTNGKVASSGVPRASPATPAAPAARTSKPGAPSTAGAAPTPKASAPAPAVNGKSSAAHSKPSSMSSTAVKSKPTTITASARPQSSSAGSKSSASATPRQPSAATSSASSAAARPAAQQQQPAKRPPEPVAKTRQFPPPDVRRGPPVVKRPGAGPPSMVGGRPHPGAGGGPGKKRRIIDSDSEYDSEMDDFIDDGDCEEDYSSAIKEIFGYDKSRYRHEAYDDEDDNMESSYAQQMREEYISKKIGLMEDLEDMRMEEEEKRRKTVKKKGGPPKRK